The DNA sequence GCCATAACCGTAGTAAAAACTCCTCCAAGACATTACAAAATCGTAAAGATTAAAGGCAATCAATATTATTCCTGGAATGGGAATTATTACAAAAAAACTCGAAAAGGATATACAATAGTGAGGCTTTAATTATTGATTATAATATACCACATCACATTTTAAAAATCCAAGAAGCTGGATCCTGAGTTTCAACTTCTTTATACATGCTAAAATACAAAATAGTATCACCATTATTTGGACTTGTAAATACCTCGCCAATATCTTGTTTTGTGCTTACTTTATCACCCTCTTTAACAAATACAGATTTTAAATTTTTGTAAGCTGTAATATAATTTCCATGACGAATCATTACAATGGCATTTGCATTTTTTATAACTACTACACGAGTAACTTCTCCATTAAAAACAGCTCTTACTTTAGCCCCTTTTTCAGTGGCAATTCGAACACCATTACTTTTAATGGTTAATGATTTATTAACGGGGTGCCGTTGTGTACCATATTTTACGGTAACATAACCCTTTTCAACTGGCCATGGCAATTTGCCTTTATTAGAAGCAAAACTGGAAGCCAAAACTTTTTCTTCTGCAGTTAAAGAAAAACTGGAGGCACTTGATGTAGAAGTTGTAGCCACAGCACCCGTTTTTTTCTTTGACTTTGCAATTTCTGCTCTAATAATATCATTTATCTGCTTATCAATTCTATCTGCCTCTTGCTGCTTCGTTTTAATTTGTAATGCGTAAGTATTTAAGTTCTTATTGATAAATGCCACAATTTCCTGATGTTCTTTTCGCTCTTTTTCTAAAACTTTTTGCGATTCTCTATTTTCAGCAATCAGTTTATTTTTAATCTCTTGCTGT is a window from the Pseudalgibacter alginicilyticus genome containing:
- a CDS encoding DUF6515 family protein, translated to MRLFLISFSAICLLNLTSCATRVITRPAAITVVKTPPRHYKIVKIKGNQYYSWNGNYYKKTRKGYTIVRL
- a CDS encoding murein hydrolase activator EnvC family protein, yielding MPIKVTYKLLLLTVFLLSSMVGFSQSDKQQQLEERRQELRREINKINQLQAENKSKQKSQLSLIESFNYKISVLGNLIKITNQQANLLTREINNNQKKISDLRTELAQLKEDYAAMIVKSYKSKNEQSRIMFLLSSDDFKQAYKRLQYIKQYSDHQKQQGEDIKAKTIELQKINQDLLKQQEIKNKLIAENRESQKVLEKERKEHQEIVAFINKNLNTYALQIKTKQQEADRIDKQINDIIRAEIAKSKKKTGAVATTSTSSASSFSLTAEEKVLASSFASNKGKLPWPVEKGYVTVKYGTQRHPVNKSLTIKSNGVRIATEKGAKVRAVFNGEVTRVVVIKNANAIVMIRHGNYITAYKNLKSVFVKEGDKVSTKQDIGEVFTSPNNGDTILYFSMYKEVETQDPASWIFKM